DNA sequence from the Pseudomonas fluorescens Q2-87 genome:
GTGTTGCAGCGGCTCAAGGAGCAGGCGGCTACCCGGCATATCCCGGTTCATGTGATTTCCGTGGAGGACCGCGTCGAAGCCGCGATGCACATGGGCGCCATCGGCTATGCGGTCAAGCCGACGACCCGTGAAGAACTCAAAGATGTGTTCGCTCGCCTTGAAGCCAAGCTCACCCAGAAGGTCAAACGGGTGCTGCTGGTGGAAGACGACGACTTGCAGCGCGACAGCATTACCCGCCTGATCGGCGACGATGACATCGAAATCACTGCCGTTGGCCTAGCCCAGCAAGCCCTGGACCTGCTTCGCGCGAATATCTACGACTGCATGATCATCGACCTCAAGCTCCCCGACATGCTGGGCAACGACTTGCTCAAGCGCATGTCCACGGAGGACATCTGTTCATTTCCGCCGGTTATCGTCTACACCGGGCGCAACCTGACCCGCGATGAGGAAGCCGAGCTGCGCAGGTATTCACGCTCGATCATCATCAAGGGTGCCCGTTCGCCGGAGCGCTTGCTGGATGAAGTGACACTCTTTCTGCACAAAGTCGAATCGCGGTTGTCCCATGAACGTCAACGGATGCTCAAGACTGCCCGCAGCCGGGACAAGGTATTTGAAGGCCGTAAAGTGCTGTTGGTGGACGATGATGTGCGCAACATCTTCGCCCTGACCAGCGCCCTGGAGGCGAAGGGGGCCATTGTCGTCATCGGCCGTAACGGCCTGGAGGCGATCGAGCGCCTGAACGAACAGGATGACATCGACCTGGTGCTGATGGACGTGATGATGCCCGAGATGGATGGTTTCGAAGCCACCGCGCTGATCCGCAAGGACCCGCGCTGGCGCAAATTGCCGATCATTGCTGTCACGGCCAAGGCCATGAAGGATGATCAGGAACGTTGCCTGGCGGCGGGCTCCAATGATTACCTGGCCAAACCGATCGACCTGGATCGTCTGTTCTCGCTGATTCGCGTGTGGTTGCCGAATATGGAAAGAATTTAGTGGAACGTGACAGCGACATTGAACTGCGTTTGTTGATCGAAGCGATCTACCTGAAGTACAGCTACGATTTTCGCGATTACTCCGGTGCATCCATCAAGCGCCGGGTGCACCATGCGCTCGGCCAGTTCGAGTGCAAGACCATCTCGGCGCTGCAGGAACGCGTGCTGCACGACCCGGGTGCCTTCATGCAGTTGCTGCAGTTGCTGACGATCCCTGTCAGCGAAATGTTTCGCGACCCCACGCATTTCCTGGCGATCCGCGAGGAGGTGGTACCGCTGCTGCGGACCTACCCGTCGATCAAGATCTGGATCGCCGGTTGCAGCACAGGGGAGGAGGTGTATTCCATGGCGATCCTGCTGCGCGAAGAAGGCCTGCTGGACCGCACGCTGATCTATGCCACCGACATCAATCCGCGCTCGCTGGAAAAAGCCAAGCAGGGCATCTTTTCCCTGGACAACGTGCGGGCCTACACCCAGAACTATCAGCGCGCAGGCGGGCGGCGATCATTTGCCGACTATTACACGGCTGCCTACGATTACGCGATGTTCGACAGGACGCTGTGCGAGAACGTGACATTTGCCGATCACAGCCTGGCGACCGACAGTGTGTTCTCAGAAACTCAATTAATTTCATGTCGTAATGTATTGATATATTTTAATAAAAAGCTTCAAGATCGTGCCTTCGGGCTGTTTCATGAGTCGCTTTGCCACCGCGGATTTCTGGTACTGGGCAGCAAGGAGACGTTGGATTTTTCTTCTTTCGGCGCCCAATTCGAACCGTTGGTCAAGCAGGAACGGATCTATCGCAAGTTATGAGCCAAACGAAGGACAGATCCAGGAAGGCCATCGAGGCCATCGCCGTCGGTGCCTCCGCTGGCGGCGTCGAAGCATTGCTCAAGGTGTTCGCGCACCTGCGCAAAGGCTTCCGCTTGCCTATCCTGGTCGTGTTGCATCTGCCGGACGAGCGTGACAGCCAATTGGCGCGGGTGCTGGGTCATCGCCTCGCCGTGCCGGTGGAAGAAGCCCGGGACAAACAGGACATCTTGCCGGGCACCCTGTACGTCGCCACGCCCGGCTATCATTTGTCGGTCGAGGCGGATCGCAGCCTGTCGCTGAGCCTGGAAGCGCCGGTTCACCATTCGCGCCCCTCCATCGATCTGCTGTTCGAGTCGGCGGCCGATGTCTTCGGCCCCAACCTGGTGGCGGTGGTGCTGACCGGCGCCAACCATGACGGCGCCCATGGCCTGGCCAGGGTCAAGGCAATGGGCGGAATCACCGTCGTCCAAGACCCTGCCGAAGCCCAAGTATCCACCATGCCCGAAGCCGCGCTGGCGCTGCATCAGCCCGACCATATCCTCACTTTACAAGGCATCGGCCAATTACTGGCCGGGCTGGAATGAACGACATGCCAAGAGATATTCAAGCCAAACTGCTGATCGTCGACGATCTGCCGGAGAATCTGTTGGCCCTGGAAGCGCTGATCAAGCGCGAAGATCGCGCAGTCTTCAAGGCCTTGTCGGCTGACGAAGCGCTGTCGCTGTTGCTGCAACATGAGTTTGCCCTGGCGATCATTGACGTGCAGATGCCGGAGATGAACGGTTTCGAGCTGGCTGAATTGATGCGTGGCACGGAGCGGACCCGCAGCATCCCGATCATCTTCGTCAGCGCCGCCGGCCGTGAGCGCAACTATGCCTTTACCGGCTATGAAAGCGGCGCGGTGGACTTCTTGCACAAGCCGTTGGACACCCACGCCGTCAAAAGCAAGGTCAACGTATTCGTCGAGCTGTATCGCCAGAAAGAGGCGATGAAGGAGCAGGTCATCGCCCTGGAGCAAAGTCGACGAGAACAGGAAACGTTGCTGCAGCAGTTGCAGGTGGCTCGCGGCGAACTGGAGCAGGCGGTGCGCATGCGTGACGATTTCATGTCCATCGTTGCCCACGAGGTGCGCACGCCCCTCAATGGCCTGATCCTCGAGACCCAGCTGCGCAAGATGCACCTGGCCCGGAACAACGCCGAGGCGTTTTCCCTGGACAAGGTACGGGCGATGGTCGAGCGCGACGAACGCCAGATCAAAAGCCTGATCCGGTTGATCGAAGACATGCTCGATGTATCGCGCATCCGCACCGGCAAGCTGTCTATCCGCCCGACTCGTTTCAACCTGACCGCGTTGGTGCAGAATTTGTTGCGCAACTTCCAGCCGCAGATCGCAGCGGCCGAATGCACGCTCAATTGCAACGCCGAGCCGGTGGTCGAAGGGCAGTGGGATGAGTTTCGTATCGAACAGGTGGTGTCCAACCTGCTGACCAATGCCCTGCGCTATGGCGGCAAAAGCCCGATCGATGTACGCGTCTACAGCACGTCCGAGCATGCCTGCATCGAAGTCCAGGATCGCGGCATCGGTATCAGCGAAGAGAATCAGAAGCGCATTTTCCAGCAGTTCGAGCGCGTGTCCTCCAAGGCGGCCTCGGCTGGGCTTGGGCTGGGGCTGTTCATCTCCGAGCAGATTGTGAGCGCACATGGCGGTACAATCACGGTCAATAGCCGCCTCAACGAAGGGGCGTTGTTTCGCGTTTGTCTGCCTTTTCACAAAACCGGCGAACAGACGCAACCTCTGAGAGACCCTAAGGTCGTATCAGCAGCTATTGATCGAACAAAGGCTTCTCATGAGTGAAGATGCGCAAGATGTTGTACTGATTGTCGAGGATGACCCGTCGATCCTGATGGTGTTGGCAGCTTACCTGTCGGGGGAAGGTTATCGCGTGCTGCAAGCCGAAAACGGCGAACAGGCATTCGAGATCCTGGCAAGCAAACCCCACCTGGACATGATGATCACCGACTTCCGCCTGCCTGGTGGCATCTCCGGGGTGCAGATCGCTGAGCCGGCTGTCAGGTTGCGCCCCGACTTGAAAGTCATCTTCATCAGTGGCTACGCCCAGGAAGTGCGCGACACCGACAGCCCTATTACCCGAAAGGCGCCAATCCTGGCCAAGCCTTTCGACCTGGACGTGCTGCAAGAGATCATGCGCACCATGCTGTCCTGAAGGCCTCGCACACCGCGAGGCGCTTCTACTTCATGCCCCGATCATTTCCCGCACCTTGGCGGTCAGCAGGTCGAAGGTAAACGGCTTGGTGATCATCTGCATGCCCGGGTCGAGGAAGCCGCCGCGGACTGCGGCATGTTCGGCATAGCCGGTGATGAACAACACCCGCAGGTCCGGACGGATCTGCCGACCGATTTCCGCCAGTTGCCGCCCATTCATGCCTGGCAGGCCGACGTCACTGATCAACAAGTCGATGCGTTGCCCCGATTGCAGGATGGGCACCGCGCCATCGGCATCGGCAGCCTCGACAAAGGCATAGCCAAGCTCGCTGAGCACCGCGCTGACCAATACCCGCACCGCTGGATCGTCTTCGACGATCAGCACTGTCTCGCCGTCCTGGGCATAAGGCGCATGGTGGGAGTCGACTTGGGGTTCGTGTATTTCCTCGCCGACGAAGCGTGGCAGGTAGAGATTGACCGTGGTGCCTTTGTCGACCTCGCTCTCGATGGTGACGTGACCACGCGACTGCTTGCTGAACCCGTAGATCATCGACAGCCCCAGCCCAGTGCCCTGGCCGATGGGTTTGGTGGTGAAGAACGGATCGAACGCGCGATTGATGACCGCTTCGGGCATGCCGCAGCCGGTGTCTTGCACACTCAAGACCACATAGTCGCCGGGCTCCAGGTTGGTGTAGGCGTCGGTGACGTGCGAGTCCAGGTACCGGTTGAACGTCTGGACCACCAGCTTGCCGCCGTTGGGCATTGCGTCCCGGGCATTGAGCACCAGGTTGAGCAGGGCGCTTTCCAGTTGGTTGGGATCGGCTTCGGCAATCCAGAGCTGCTCGTCCAGCTGCATGTCCAGGCGGATGCTTTCGTTCAGGCTGCGTTGCAACAGTTCGCCCATGGACAGCACCAGGGTGTTCATTTGCACGGCCTTGGAGTCGAGCGATTGGCGCCTGGAGAACGCCAGCAGGCGATGGGTCAGCCCGGCGGCGCGGTTGGCTGAGGTCACGCCCAGGTCGATCAGGCTGTCGAGATCCTCGATGCGACCACGTGCCAGACGCCGGCGCAGCAGTTCCAGGCTGCCGATGATACCGGTGAGCATGTTGTTGAAGTCATGGGCGATGCCGCCAGTGAGCTGGCCGACCGCTTCCATTTTCTGCGACTGGCGCAAGGCTTCCTCGTTGTGACGCAATTGAGCGGTACGCTCTTCCACTTGCTGTTCGAGGGTCTCTAGGGTGTTTTGCAGGCGCAGCTCACTGTTGCTGAGGTCGATCAGGCGATCCCGGGCTTCGTACTGCCTTCGACGGCCGCGCAAGGCGGTGGTCACCAGGCTGACCAGGGTCACCGGATGGAACGGTCGCTCCAGGAAGGTCACGTTGCCCAACTGCGAGCCGATGCGCGCCGCCGGGTTCTGTTCCGGCCCGCCATGGTGTGTCAGCAGGACGATAGGCAGGTCGGACCAGGCCGGTTGCTGTTCAATCTGGTTGAACAGCGTTTCCATGTCAGGCCCCGACAACGCTTCGGAGGCGACTACCAGCAGCCCGGCGCCTTGCTCCAGTTCTTCGCACAAATGACCCAAGTGGCGGCAGACGAGGCCGGCAAAACCGGCCTCGTTGAGTATCTGGAGGGCAATCTGGCTGTCCCGTCCCAGCGGCGCAAGGATCAGCGCTCGCTCGGACAGTGGCTGGGCCAGCGTCACTGTAGATCATCCTTGAGCAACGGATTGTCCGCTCCCATGTAGTTGGGCACTCCCCGCAACACGCCTTGGAATGCCTCAAGCGGTTCGCCTATGGTCATGCCCTGGCTGCTGATGCGGTATTCGCGAATGGTGGATTCGTGGCTGCCGGTGCGTTTCTTGATGATT
Encoded proteins:
- a CDS encoding response regulator — translated: MTLAQPLSERALILAPLGRDSQIALQILNEAGFAGLVCRHLGHLCEELEQGAGLLVVASEALSGPDMETLFNQIEQQPAWSDLPIVLLTHHGGPEQNPAARIGSQLGNVTFLERPFHPVTLVSLVTTALRGRRRQYEARDRLIDLSNSELRLQNTLETLEQQVEERTAQLRHNEEALRQSQKMEAVGQLTGGIAHDFNNMLTGIIGSLELLRRRLARGRIEDLDSLIDLGVTSANRAAGLTHRLLAFSRRQSLDSKAVQMNTLVLSMGELLQRSLNESIRLDMQLDEQLWIAEADPNQLESALLNLVLNARDAMPNGGKLVVQTFNRYLDSHVTDAYTNLEPGDYVVLSVQDTGCGMPEAVINRAFDPFFTTKPIGQGTGLGLSMIYGFSKQSRGHVTIESEVDKGTTVNLYLPRFVGEEIHEPQVDSHHAPYAQDGETVLIVEDDPAVRVLVSAVLSELGYAFVEAADADGAVPILQSGQRIDLLISDVGLPGMNGRQLAEIGRQIRPDLRVLFITGYAEHAAVRGGFLDPGMQMITKPFTFDLLTAKVREMIGA
- a CDS encoding response regulator — protein: MSEDAQDVVLIVEDDPSILMVLAAYLSGEGYRVLQAENGEQAFEILASKPHLDMMITDFRLPGGISGVQIAEPAVRLRPDLKVIFISGYAQEVRDTDSPITRKAPILAKPFDLDVLQEIMRTMLS
- a CDS encoding chemotaxis protein CheB, which codes for MSQTKDRSRKAIEAIAVGASAGGVEALLKVFAHLRKGFRLPILVVLHLPDERDSQLARVLGHRLAVPVEEARDKQDILPGTLYVATPGYHLSVEADRSLSLSLEAPVHHSRPSIDLLFESAADVFGPNLVAVVLTGANHDGAHGLARVKAMGGITVVQDPAEAQVSTMPEAALALHQPDHILTLQGIGQLLAGLE
- a CDS encoding CheR family methyltransferase translates to MERDSDIELRLLIEAIYLKYSYDFRDYSGASIKRRVHHALGQFECKTISALQERVLHDPGAFMQLLQLLTIPVSEMFRDPTHFLAIREEVVPLLRTYPSIKIWIAGCSTGEEVYSMAILLREEGLLDRTLIYATDINPRSLEKAKQGIFSLDNVRAYTQNYQRAGGRRSFADYYTAAYDYAMFDRTLCENVTFADHSLATDSVFSETQLISCRNVLIYFNKKLQDRAFGLFHESLCHRGFLVLGSKETLDFSSFGAQFEPLVKQERIYRKL
- a CDS encoding hybrid sensor histidine kinase/response regulator gives rise to the protein MPRDIQAKLLIVDDLPENLLALEALIKREDRAVFKALSADEALSLLLQHEFALAIIDVQMPEMNGFELAELMRGTERTRSIPIIFVSAAGRERNYAFTGYESGAVDFLHKPLDTHAVKSKVNVFVELYRQKEAMKEQVIALEQSRREQETLLQQLQVARGELEQAVRMRDDFMSIVAHEVRTPLNGLILETQLRKMHLARNNAEAFSLDKVRAMVERDERQIKSLIRLIEDMLDVSRIRTGKLSIRPTRFNLTALVQNLLRNFQPQIAAAECTLNCNAEPVVEGQWDEFRIEQVVSNLLTNALRYGGKSPIDVRVYSTSEHACIEVQDRGIGISEENQKRIFQQFERVSSKAASAGLGLGLFISEQIVSAHGGTITVNSRLNEGALFRVCLPFHKTGEQTQPLRDPKVVSAAIDRTKASHE